One genomic region from Pecten maximus chromosome 5, xPecMax1.1, whole genome shotgun sequence encodes:
- the LOC117327496 gene encoding 60S ribosomal protein L24-like, with product MKVELCAFSGYKIYPGHGKRMVKIDGRVFNFVNAKCERSHLMKRNPRKINWTVLYRRKHKKGQTEEVTKKRTRRTTKFQRAITGATLTDIMAKRNQKPEVRKAQREQAIRAAKEKNKAKDAVKKATKAAAPKQSQKVKATRSTPTSKPRVGGKR from the exons ATGAA GGTCGAACTCTGTGCGTTCAGCGGCTACAAAATCTACCCTGGCCATGGGAAAAGAATGGTCAAAATTGACGGGAGG GTCTTCAATTTTGTTAATGCAAAATGTGAGCGTTCCCATTTGATGAAGAGAAACCCTCGTAAGATCAATTGGACAGTGCTATACAGGAGGAAACACAAGAAGGGCCAAACTGAGGAAGTTACCAAGAAGAGGACGCGTCGTACCACCAAATTTCAGCGTGCTATCACTGGTGCAACTCTCACAGACATCATGGCAAAGAGGAACCAGAAGCCCGAAGTCAGAAAGGCACAGAGGGAACAGGCTATCAG AGCTgctaaagaaaaaaataaggCAAAGGATGCTGTCAAGAAAGCCACCAAG GCTGCAGCTCCCAAGCAATCACAGAAGGTAAAAGCCACAAGGAGCACACCAACAAGCAAGCCACGTGTTGGCGGAAAGCGATAA